One genomic segment of Ipomoea triloba cultivar NCNSP0323 chromosome 9, ASM357664v1 includes these proteins:
- the LOC116029379 gene encoding protein SMG7L-like yields the protein MNIDEATTFKDQKEKLNTFLEIADTEKQLLAAIYSKGLLNKDVQDLYHKARSSYENIILNDYEVLGLQEVEYSLWKLHYKHIDEFRKRIRQANAEKKKSEASESDTNSHLDVDKHMEGFKSFLSEVTDFYQDLVKKLRKSCGLTSEVFLRKKGSPLCSTEHLKFPQCQYACHRFLVCLGDLARYTELCKKPDACKWSVSAAYYLEASRIWPDSGNPHNQLALLATYISDAFLALYHCVRSLAVKEPFPDAWNNLMLLFEENRSSHFHSLSNGAYIDLLKPSEKTSLQTVSQASYGSSNINKLESNGSVSSEKSDIWPLFVRLISFFLVISSLEDFSHTLASTVRQLEALMALGDEELKAALESYQHMDPSRSGPYRALQLVTIFIYIIHSLTESGEGEVMKAENKESDLTKLALAAIFICTGRLIERCLKGSHPEVCPLLPAVLVFAEWLGNTLQRAEAYAADERVRSSMSYFFGAFSDLLNRLELSENEIALDYAALWEDYELRGFDPLAHAHMTLDFTGHQECVDNFSSMSTCRSWRIFLAAKKLSGKSRDSNKWIMYDELVKKFYTVKSRCPDQVNSSIQPQELHEHESGNTNEHMESLNSQSVTAEEEEVILFKPIMRHNSAPIYTSTPGSDQFSVEGVKEVTTTLSDESLRRSTSLITGQNLTGLDPLSFYPDTANSRYTKPFKPQEPTLRDSAAYPAGPPSLNAWVLDSGSSRKERGVRGLNMHKLSPIEELASQSFNNLSINETKDPITSSSHVSVAPPYVTPVPSAPLLPEDASWFKGNSLGFPEFKSPSATKEGNGILGAPPVSGYSSRLTTRGPFDFVAGPPGFVDGYPPQIGMSSSEWLYHYRNTQNVERVNNNNHLWPSHLNAPTTLGNVSTTNVARFDFLDQWGNRLVSSPMVYLESPQLLPSPLMYSVVDEQRRDKPLLSYQRPSPYSFGTAMELKPEQPILPHYLKDGEWQVQPESQYRAPSFMGN from the exons ATGAACATTGATGAAGCTACAACGTTCAAAGATCAGAAGGAAAAATTGAATACTTTTCTTGAG ATTGCTGATACAGAGAAACAATTGTTGGCTGCAATCTATTCTAAAGGTTTGTTGAATAAAGATGTCCAAGATCTTTATCACAAAGCCCGTTCTAGTTATGAGAATATCATTTTGAATGATTATGAAGTTTTGGGGCTTCAAGAGGTTGAGTACTCTTTATGGAAGCTTCACTATAAGCACATTGATGAGTTCCGCAAAAGGATTCGACAAGCTAATgctgagaaaaagaaaagtgaagCTTCAGAGTCGGATACAAATTCCCATCTAGACGTTGACAAACATATGGAAGGATTCAAGTCATTTCTATCTGAAGTGACTGATTTTTACCAAGATTTGGTCAAAAAGCTGAGGAAGAGCTGTGGTCTTACATCGGAGGTCTTTCTACGTAAGAAGGGCAGCCCCTTGTGTTCAACTGAACATTTGAAATTCCCTCAGTGTCAATATGCTTGCCATCGTTTTCTAGTTTGTCTTGGAGATCTAGCCAGGTACACCGAACTTTGTAAGAAGCCCGATGCCTGCAAGTGGTCAGTTTCTGCTGCGTATTACCTGGAAGCATCCCGGATTTGGCCAGATAGTGGGAACCCCCATAATCAG CTGGCACTCTTGGCAACATACATTAGTGATGCGTTTCTTGCTTTGTATCACTGTGTAAGAAGTTTGGCTGTCAAGGAGCCGTTTCCTGATGCCTGGAATAACCTCATGTTGCTCTTTGAGGAG AACAGGTCATCTCATTTTCATTCCCTTTCCAATGGGGCGTACATTGATTTGCTAAAACCATCGGAGAAAACTTCCTTGCAAACTGTATCTCAAGCAAGCTATGGTTCTTCAAACATCAATAAATTGGAATCCAATGGAAGTGTTTCCTCAGAAAAATCTGATATATGGCCTCTGTTTGTCAGATTGATAAGTTTCTTTCTAGTGATATCCAG TTTAGAGGATTTTTCCCACACACTAGCCTCCACTGTGAGACAATTGGAAGCTCTGATGGCATTAGGCGATGAGGAACTAAAGGCTGCACTGGAATCCTATCAGCATATGGATCCATCTAGAAGCGGCCCATATCGTGCCCTTCAACTTGTCACCATATTCATCTATATCATCCACAGCCTGACTGAAAGTGGGGAAGGGGAGGTGATGAAAGCAGAAAACAAGGAGTCTGATCTGACAAAATTGGCACTTGCAGCCATTTTCATTTGCACTGGTCGTCTTATCGAGAGATGTCTGAAAGGAAGCCATCCGGAAGTATGTCCACTCTTACCCGCTGTGTTGGTGTTTGCTGAATGGCTAGGTAACACACTTCAAAGAGCAGAAGCATATGCTGCAGACGAAAGGGTAAGGAGTTCTATGTCTTACTTTTTCGGTGCTTTTTCTGATCTTCTGAACCGACTTGAACTCAGTGAGAATGAAATTGCTCTGGACTATGCTGCTCTTTGGGAAGACTATGAGCTTAGGGGTTTTGATCCACTGGCACATGCACACATGACACTAGATTTCACAGGTCATCAGGAATGTGTGGACAACTTCAGTAGTATGAGTACATGTAGGTCATGGCGAATATTTCTTGCTGCAAAAAAACTTTCAGGTAAGTCCAGGGACTCGAATAAGTGGATCATGTATGATGAATTGGTTAAAAAGTTCTACACAGTGAAATCCCGATGTCCAGACCAAGTGAATTCAAGTATTCAACCACAAGAATTGCATGAGCACGAATCGGGGAACACAAATGAGCACATGGAAAGTCTTAACAGCCAGTCTGTTACTGCTGAAGAGGAAGAAGTCATTCTCTTTAAGCCTATCATGAGACATAATTCAGCACCGATATATACATCCACCCCCGGTAGTGATCAATTCTCTGTTGAAGGCGTAAAGGAAGTCACAACAACTCTTTCAGATGAATCCTTACGTCGTTCCACATCTTTGATCACCGGGCAAAACCTGACAGGTCTTGATCCTTTAAGTTTTTACCCTGATACCGCTAATTCTAGATATACGAAGCCATTCAAGCCACAAGAGCCTACCTTGAGGGACTCTGCAGCTTATCCTGCTGGACCTCCATCTCTCAATGCTTGGGTCCTTGACAGTGGAAGTTCGAGAAAAGAAAGAGGTGTAAGGGGTTTGAATATGCACAAGTTAAGCCCTATCGAGGAATTAGCCTCGCAATCCTTCAATAACCTCTCCATCAATGAAACAAAGGATCCCATAACCAGTTCTAGCCATGTTTCTGTAGCTCCTCCTTATGTAACTCCGGTGCCTTCTGCCCCACTGTTGCCAGAAGATGCTTCTTGGTTTAAAGGAAACTCATTGGGCTTTCCCGAGTTCAAAAGCCCTTCAGCAACTAAGGAAGGCAATGGTATTCTTGGTGCACCACCAGTTAGTGGATACTCAAGCCGGTTAACAACTCGTGGACCATTTGATTTTGTGGCAGGACCTCCTGGTTTTGTTGATGGATACCCACCACAGATTGGGATGAGTTCTTCTGAGTGGCTCTATCACTATAGGAACACTCAAAATGTTGAGCGGGTTAACAACAATAATCACCTATGGCCTTCTCACCTAAACGCACCAACTACCCTTGGGAACGTGAGTACAACTAATGTTGCCAGGTTTGATTTTCTAGACCAATGGGGAAACCGTTTGGTTTCAAGTCCAATGGTGTATTTGGAAAGCCCACAATTGCTTCCAAGTCCTCTCATGTACAGCGTAGTAGATGAACAAAGGCGGGATAAGCCTCTACTTAGCTACCAGAGACCGTCTCCTTATTCTTTTGGTACCGCTATGGAGTTGAAACCAGAGCAACCAATTTTGCCACACTATCTAAAAGACGGAGAATGGCAAGTACAG